The Thermodesulfobacteriota bacterium sequence CCCCGGACGCAGAGGTGAACGGAGTGGCCCCGGTAAAGTTCATCGCGGCGTAAGACGACCCCGCGGCGACCGCGAGGATTAGGGCCAGGAGGCCGGAGAAGCTGGAAGCGCCGCCCACGGCCGCGGCGGCGGCAATGGCCGCGCCGGCGCCCACCAGCGCCCCCTTGGCCGAGAAGGCCCGCCAGGGGAGC is a genomic window containing:
- a CDS encoding mercury methylation corrinoid protein HgcA — translated: LPWRAFSAKGALVGAGAAIAAAAAVGGASSFSGLLALILAVAAGSSYAAMNFTGATPFTSASGVEREMRRALPLQAGAAALAGAFWLASAF